One genomic region from Zalophus californianus isolate mZalCal1 chromosome 12, mZalCal1.pri.v2, whole genome shotgun sequence encodes:
- the TMEM229A gene encoding LOW QUALITY PROTEIN: transmembrane protein 229A (The sequence of the model RefSeq protein was modified relative to this genomic sequence to represent the inferred CDS: inserted 1 base in 1 codon), giving the protein MGRAGGRGVTARFALLEPAAQAAGLSSGGDGVCSSLRTSGSPSTTAPRRAAAPVRPRRVSAGAGRRHLTQDWRAGRGGAAAGRLREPGGPRVSRAHQLRLPPGRGRDGAPXAPQLHAPGGGGGAGSGARAASEPMAGSDADGEGRARRSSATRRPGGPGGRGGEAAASRPEQLSTAEAPADGPDALPAWMRLYFYGMHGITLDVLVSSARRFASSPDLRMLGFSSPYRCLLHSLTHFALEKVYLQQRRCPSAFVFNFLLYPSAHMALQTLAGQALLLGLRNVPGGAAVPGTLDLALQYVLALYHCHVFLKRFLRLRYRRQPEPQQPQHGPGAPPAPLGAGAPGVAGGRRLLPRGGRGVGGAPSQGLPGLLRFLFFGMHGFLDEIFFTFFFNFLGQRDGAASGHTSLWSFFMYGSCSFVVEKLYFHLHWNRGWSTWKRLPIYVIFIYVWELSWGLGLRLCGACSWDYSHYPLNFMGLITLMYLPGWIFLSVYQDLLSNALWRVQYVPTN; this is encoded by the exons ATGGGGAGGGCCGGGGGAAGGGGCGTCACTGCTCGCTTTGCGCTTTTAGAGCCCGCAGCACAGGCGGCGGGGCTGAGCAGCGGAGGAGATGGGGTTTGCAGCAGCCTCCGCACTTCTGGCAGCCCCAGCACCACCGCCCCTCGCCGGGCCGCGGCGCCCGTTAGGCCGCGCAGAGTGAGCGCGGGCGCCGGCCGGCGGCACCTCACTCAGGACTGGAGGGCAGGGCGCGGTGGGGCCGCGGCGGGGAGACTCCGCGAGCCGGGCGGCCCGCGCGTCTCCCGGGCACACCAGCTCCGGCTGCCACCCGGCCGCGGCCGGGACGGAGCTC CCGCCCCGCAGCTCCACGcacccggcggcggcggcggcgcgggctcGGGTGCCCGGGCAGCCTCTGAGCCCATGGCTGGCAGCGATGCGGATGGCGAGGGTCGCGCGCGAAGGAGCAGCGCCACACGGCGTCCCGGGGGCCCCGGCGGGCGGGGAGGCGAGGCTGCGGCCAGCCGCCCGGAGCAGCTGTCTACTGCTGAAGCGCCGGCAGACGGGCCGGATGCGCTGCCCGCCTGGATGCGCCTCTACTTCTACGGGATGCACGGGATCACCCTGGACGTGCTCGTGTCCTCAGCTCGGCGCTTTGCTAGCAGCCCGGACCTCCGGATGCTGGGTTTCTCCTCGCCCTACCGCTGCCTGCTGCACTCGCTCACCCACTTCGCCCTGGAGAAGGTCTACCTGCAGCAGCGGCGCTGCCCCAGCGCCTTCGTCTTCAATTTTCTCCTCTACCCCTCGGCCCACATGGCGCTGCAGACCCTGGCAGGCCAGGCACTGCTGCTCGGCCTGCGCAACGTCCCGGGGGGCGCGGCGGTGCCGGGGACACTGGACCTAGCGCTGCAGTATGTGCTGGCGCTCTACCACTGCCATGTGTTCCTGAAGCGCTTCCTGCGCTTGCGGTACCGGCGGCAGCCAGAGCCTCAGCAGCCGCAGCACGGGCCTGGCGCGCCCCCCGCCCCTCTGGGCGCCGGGGCCCCTGGGGTTGCAGGTGGCCGACGGCTACTACCCCGAGGCGGCCGGGGTGTCGGTGGAGCCCCCAGTCAGGGGCTTCCGGGCCTGCTCCGCTTTCTTTTCTTCGGAATGCACGGCTTTTTGGATGAGatcttcttcactttcttctttaatttcctggggcAGAGAGATGGGGCAGCCAGCGGCCACACGTCGCTCTGGTCCTTCTTTATGTACGGCAGCTGCAGCTTCGTGGTGGAAAAGCTCTACTTCCACCTGCACTGGAATCGTGGCTGGAGCACTTGGAAGCGGCTGCCGATCTACGTGATCTTCATCTACGTATGGGAGTTGTCCTGGGGTCTGGGGCTCCGCCTGTGCGGCGCTTGTTCCTGGGACTATTCTCACTATCCGCTCAATTTCATGGGCCTCATCACCCTGATGTATTTACCTGGCTGGATATTCCTTAGTGTGTACCAGGACCTACTTTCCAACGCTTTGTGGCGGGTGCAGTACGTACcaactaactaa